The Helianthus annuus cultivar XRQ/B chromosome 15, HanXRQr2.0-SUNRISE, whole genome shotgun sequence genomic sequence TACTTGAAATCAAAATATACGTGATAAAAGATTATTCTTCAacaattataaaagaaaacaaaaaatgtATTTGAAAATAGCTATAATTACAACAGttaaaaaagaaaactaaaacgacattagttagttagttagctattaaaaaatAGATCTaagtaaaaaaattatatatgtattGTTGATTATGCTCCAATAAAAATCAAAATGAAGCTAGGCATATGTCATTAATcgtttaattaaaaataaaataaaaataataaataaatactcTTTCATAATCATCTATTAATCATCTAAAAATAGTCGATAGATAAATAATTGGTATAGTTTTATTTTGGAGAAGTTTTGATTCTataatttaatttgatttttagttttagttattttaaatcaaaaagagtgttatctataattaattagaagatattaaactaaaataataattatctataagagatggcctaatatgatgacaagtgtccctaaagtggtaGGCATATGTCATTAATCGTTTAAAagcaattaaaaataaaataaaataaaaataataaataaatactcTTTCATAATCATCTATTAATCATCTAAAAATAGTCGATAGATAAATAATTGGTATAGTTTTATTTTGGAGAAGTTTTGATTCTataatttaatttgatttttagttttagttattttaaatcaaaaagagtgttatctataattaattagaagatattaaactaaaataataattatctataagagatggcctaatatgatgacaagtgtccctaaagtggtttcttttattatatagtatagatatgaatagtataatatataatagtataatataatTCTCTTAAGTGTTGTGTCACTACATATGAATGTATTATGCAACAAAATAACAAAATCTTATACGattcaacataacataaaagATAAATATAGGTTATGGTTGAAGCATCATAAATATAGGTTTCGGTTAgggttaaaaaaaaactaatggcacaAATGCAATTATGACAAAGTTGCTGGCTTTACCATAAAGACTTCTTCGGCAACAAGAATGGATAAAACTTAAAACCAGCCGCAATCAGGACCTTATCAACTGCCACGTGTCAAATCTCTCTAACTCCAAAAAGCCACGAATCCATCAAATCATGGAACACGTCACCATCTTATTCTTAACTaacttttataataaaaaataattataatttcTAGTGTTTCTCCAAAAGGCTATATATATATGTCTCCCATCATTTTCTTTGCCAATCTAACTTTCTGACGTTGCTAAAACCCACAGATTATCTGCTCCTTATCCAAAATCTGTACGGATATTTTGTAGATTTTGAAGAGTAAAAATTGTTCATCTTTGTAAAGCCAAGTGAATTGGGTTTGTTACACGTGTTCATCAAGAGGTATGTTTAATTGTTACGAGATTTGTTGCATTTGTTGTCAAAACGTATGATAGAACGATCGAATACACGAATACGAACCTGTCTAATAAAAATTCATAGCAAAAGCTAGTTGTAGAGTCTGGAAAAGGTAGGTTAAATAgtgtattttgttataaaaatgttttttttttgttaatatagTAGTCCAGATAACACAAAGTTATTAGAATGTATATATCGATGCCCGTAAACAATCTCTACTGAGATTACACGCATCGATATATTATCTAAACAATCTCTACCAAGATTATAGACATTCTTAAAAATATACAGGTAGTACTAAAGTTATATCTTTATTTGAACAGTAACTTTCTTGTGTTTCGTCATCACACCCCAATAACTTGTAAGAAAATTTCTAGGTACTACTAATAATGATAGTAGTAACTACTTGTAACATCAATTTGTAAGAAAATTGTTATATTGATTATAATAATACAAAATGTGACTTAAATGATGTAAATTAACATTAAATCAAATAGTTCACCTCAATATGGGGTTAGTTCATTTAATAGAGGTACATGCCTTTAAATAATAACGATAATAGTAATAATGTTACTAGTAGCTActagtaacataaattttgtaaaaaaattacAGAGTTAAATTTCGTTTTTGTCCTGAGATTtagccagttttgcgactttcgtccaaatgtttgttttttcaCCAATGGATCCAAAACGTTTGAAATCtttccattttcatccaacttATTAACTCCAACCATTTTTTAGCTActagtaacataaattttgtaaaaaaattacAGAGTTAAATGTCGTTTTTGTCCTGAGATTTAGCctgttttgcgactttcatccaaatgtttgttttttcaCCCATGGATCCAAAacgtttgaaatcttgtcattttcatccaacttaTTAACTCCAACCattttttctccattaagtcagaGGTACTTCcgtttctcttttttttttttttaaggaaatTCAGTCTTTTTAAACTtgaaactgaccaaacctcaggtacgaaaatgacattttagtCAAAATTATATTAGTAACCCGGATAGTAAAGTAACAAATACTGAAAGACCCATGAGAGAACATGTGAGTTCTTGATTACTTTAAAGATTTTTTCATACCATGAAAGCCAACTTTAGTTTTTAGAGTAAACTACTAAAATCGTCCCTTAGGGTTTGGTCAATTTATCAGATCCATCCAAAAAAAGCTTTTTTTCCCATCTGGACCACTGAGGTCTAGATAAGAAAAGAAACTTTTTTGGATGAATTTGGCAACAGTTTATAAACGTCAGTGGTctagatgaaaaaaaaaaaaaacttttttgaaTGGATCTAACGAAATTGGCCAAACCGtagggacgattttagcagtttactctagCTTTTTACGAGTTTTAACTTTTAATCGTGTGTGAAACTGAAATAAATCGAAACGGTGAAAACTTGTGGAGCAAGTAAGCTTCAAGTGAAAGCAATATTGTACTTTGAAAGCGAAATTGTACTTTGCTTTTTGGTacttaataatatttaataataacaAATTGTTGTTTGCTTGAGCTCCAAGTAATTTCCTGTTTGCTTGGCTCTTTCTGATCCACTTGTTTGCTAAAACTGTATGATTTTAGGGATATTCGAAGAAAAACATATTTGTGAACATTTCATTGTTCAATTCTTCTTATTGTTGTTCAACTTGTGCTCATTGTTGTTCTATTTTTGTTTGTAGAAATATAGAAATGTCGTCGTCGACCGATTGCCGTCGGAAGAGGAATTCTCGAAGCCGGTGTGGTGGACCGAAAGCAGTAGCCGAAACACTAGCGAAATGGAAGGAGTACAATAATAAAATCGATTCGTTGGACGAGAAAGCGAAGCCTGTACGGAAAGTGCCCGCAAAAGGGTCGAAAAAAGGGTGTATGAAAGGTAAAGGCGGGCCCGAAAACTCGCGGTGCAAATACCGAGGCGTAAGACAACGAACATGGGGAAAATGGGTGGCCGAGATTCGGGAACCCAATCGAGGGAGGAGGTTATGGTTAGGGACTTTTGGGTCTGCGGTTGAAGCAGCCCGGGCTTATGATGAAGCGGCCCGGGTTATGTATGGGCCCTGTGCGCGCCTCAATATGCCCGATTCTGGTTCGGGTCCGGGTTCGGGTTCGATGAACGAGTGTTCGAAGATGGGGTCTAATGGTGCTTCTAGTTGTGATTCGACCACAACGTGTAGTCACTCGGAGGAGATTATACCGTGGTCAAATCGACAAACGGTTAATCAGGATGAAGGCGAGTCAAACAGCGGTCAACTGTTGACCATGGTCAGACAAGAAGTTAAAGAAGAACCCATTGAAGAAAAAGTTGAAATGACAAAGGATGTTGATTTTCAAAATATGGAAGAGCTTACGGAAACGATGGCGCAAAGGGACACAG encodes the following:
- the LOC110912968 gene encoding dehydration-responsive element-binding protein 2B, with translation MSSSTDCRRKRNSRSRCGGPKAVAETLAKWKEYNNKIDSLDEKAKPVRKVPAKGSKKGCMKGKGGPENSRCKYRGVRQRTWGKWVAEIREPNRGRRLWLGTFGSAVEAARAYDEAARVMYGPCARLNMPDSGSGPGSGSMNECSKMGSNGASSCDSTTTCSHSEEIIPWSNRQTVNQDEGESNSGQLLTMVRQEVKEEPIEEKVEMTKDVDFQNMEELTETMAQRDTGPHVDHVGSLEPPDEAENEPCSQDGSEPTSGYGFGFSNREPPDVFRGLDDMLWLEPARQDGCGVVADYGFDFLKPGRPEECNFTLEELGFNLGADFGV